A region of Necator americanus strain Aroian chromosome I, whole genome shotgun sequence DNA encodes the following proteins:
- a CDS encoding hypothetical protein (NECATOR_CHRI.G1680.T1) has translation MSSMEMHAFARDVQPLVDTPLPEMHEERVDTDYGKVKVSIYGNRSKHPLVTFHDLALDSESNFQNFFQFVSIAEFTDKFCIYNINAPGQEMDAHPLPETYVFPSMDDLARIVENVVDHFDLHSLIAFGVGVGANVLLRYALLNQRRLDALILVNCVANTAGWIEWAYHKMNLRYLRSVGMNTFTVDYLMWHHFGRRLDECSPDIVRQYRVYFQHLPNPSNLAMFIESYLNRSPIAISRDGETGPQLHVPVLQIVGAGSPFVNDTVDVNTKLDPAHSDWIKRACEPSLSAKPKKKLRRRFTMDLVDTIQNLSEYWGPPAENWFDYFVHAEKLSQLLSKSGNQEVVGRLAIQFAEQAASTQKEGEMMIAKGFPNEDVQFAEKKAACLVLCAMACFAYIGWDIDYLIDKYNEILSVRILIENLLGLCRSSETTSDAQFAEYLFAKWAMIVDRRYRIPPPPAKQTVNNPLLVPDLHLTKHENIRKMVVDTRTWFPQVVSSLEKFVAEGRDLNVPNVNCFLSPFLEKGGMSLGVGVAGINVLCMWTPRPDFSLSTFVIPGADVVNASRFDLLQFHFANGSIDIAREQLKQITSPSNTSPLVAIDKRELNGYYLALNVPSPMPPIPFTGNEFSPDQKLLTEDSSIFRRLRMWRSRAVTRTSGQLQVAFRSENAAKDVLEGRATSVRQRLLEKVVQQRFIKSLQRQVSSIQDVVTRRRIDALLIFLCATVPGMREELLRSGWDTPSRLRSLASQAPKTATPPLSIQIVKRILNSSENPFWTILTSFSAAELKLAMTNVERPFLRPYMFVMPEMLADCVLITRPVNELHAILLAKLNQLAEMMNRTEWDAQCQTYWQEFGLPANSQIVMLTEAVKVQAQCISARALRHDCPDAAGDERQLRSMKKLFKMNTDADMLKKLGGIAFAAQTFARALNAEDFDFITTEVKFPSTTTTMAQLLAAYLMSSAPGKDASQMRKVCDTFNAHVGPLFEQVNRTARRDVNRGRDREDQARAATIIELSRFLKLIRNESLLSFLITYFGYLFNRYLLTKKRPHLRMTLPLGEIFGHETELNHVNILAVQELLEIFFHNAFLVNATNPNWLRSAADFRYGRGLLGEGGILYMEYLIASRTPLLVGPQESQVEDLVWRRLRVCLSKSHWFTLAALVCQNIEHKREDEYMKAMELLYSQLSLDAGADYSCMVFDNTLAELLSDVYERNHMQPSADLLFSYAYRSCMNPEGRDVLTREQFRRNQRLLRTLASQLFDAHF, from the exons ATGTCTTCTATGGAAATGCATGCCTTTGCACGTGATGTTCAACCGCTGGTGGACACGCCACTTCCAGAAATGCATGAG gAACGAGTGGATACAGATTATGGGAAGGTGAAGGTGTCGATTTATGGTAATCGTAGTAAACATCCCCTCGTAACCTTTCACGATCTCGCCCTCGATT cagagaGCAACTTCCAGAACTTCTTCCAATTCGTTTCAATAGCAGAATTTACTGATAAATTCTGCATTTACAACATCAATGCTCCTGGACAAGAAATGGATGCTCACCCGCTTCCAGAAAC ATATGTGTTTCCTTCCATGGATGACCTCGCTAGAATCGTTGAGAATGTTGTTGATCATTTTGA TCTTCACTCACTTATTGCCTTTGGTGTCGGTGTGGGAGCGAATGTGCTGCTAAGATATGCG CTTCTCAACCAGCGTCGTCTTGATGCTTTAATCCTTGTCAACTGCGTTGCCAACACTGCGGGGTGGATCGAGTGGGCATATCACAAG atgaatCTTCGATATCTGCGCAGTGTTGGAATGAACACATTCACCGTCGATTATTTGATGTGGCACCATTTTGGACGACGCCTGGACGAGTGTAGCCCAGATATTGTCCGTCAATACCGCGTATATTTCCAGCATCTGCCTAATCCATCGAATCTAGCAATGTTCATCGAATCTTATTTGAA tCGCTCACCTATTGCGATTTCACGGGACGGTGAAACCGGTCCTCAGTTGCACGTACCTGTTCTGCAGATTGTAGGAGCTGGAAGCCCATTCGTCAATGATACGGTAGATGTAAACACGAAACTAGATCCAGCCCATTCTGACTGGATCAAG AGAGCATGTGAACCATCATTGAGTGCAAAACctaaaaagaaactaagaaGAAGGTTCAC GATGGATTTAGTGGATACTATACAGAATTTGAGTGAATACTGGGGACCACCTGCAGAGAACTGGTTCGACTATTTCGTCCATGCCGAAAAACTTTCACAGCTACTCTCCAAATCAGGGAATCAAG AAGTTGTTGGTCGTCTGGCAATCCAGTTTGCTGAGCAGGCCGCATCCACTCAAAAAGAGGGTGAAATGATGATTGCTAAAGGATTTCCAAACG AGGATGTTCAGTTCGCTGAGAAAAAAGCTGCGTGCCTTGTTCTATGTGCCATGGCTTGCTTTGCATACATCGGATGGGACATTGATTATTTGATAGATAAATA CAATGAAATCCTATCGGTTCGGATATTAATAGAAAATCTCCTTGGATTGTGTCGTTCCAGTGAAACCACATCAGATGCTCAG TTTGCTGAATACTTATTCGCTAAGTGGGCCATGATAGTCGATCGCCGATATCGTATACCACCTCCACCTGCTAAGCAAACTGTGAACAATCC ACTACTTGTCCCTGATCTGCACTTGACCAAACATGAAAATATTCGTAAAATGGTGGTTGATACGAGGACTTGGTTTCCCCAAGTTGTCTCTTCCCTTGAGAAATTTGTCGCAGAAGGAAGAGATCTCAACGTTCCTAATGTGAACTGCTTCCTGTCACCCTTTCTTGAG AAAGGTGGTATGTCGTTAGGAGTTGGTGTTGCTGGGATAAACGTTTTGTGCATGTGGACACCTCGTCCAGATTTCAGCTTGTCCACATTTGTGATTCCGGGAGCAGATGTGGTAAATGCG AGCCGATTCGACCTCCTTCAGTTCCATTTCGCAAATGGATCTATTGATATTGCACGAGAACAACTGAAACAG ATAACTTCTCCATCGAACACATCTCCACTTGTTGCCATTGATAAAAGAGAGTTGAATGGTTACTATTTAGCACTAAATGTGCCATCACCAATGCCGCCTATTCCGTTCACAGGAAACGAGTTTTCACCAGATCAgaaa CTCCTCACCGAAGATTCGTCAATTTTCCGTCGTTTGCGGATGTGGAGGTCACGCGCGGTCACAAGAACCAGTGGCCAATTACAG GTTGCCTTTCGTTCCGAGAATGCGGCTAAAGATGTGTTAGAAGGTCGTGCTACTTCGGTTCGGCAACGACTTCTTGAAAAAGTAGTGCAACAACGGTTTATCaag TCGCTTCAACGCCAAGTATCTTCCATTCAAGATGTCGTAACTAGAAGAAGAATCGATgctcttctaatttttctttgtgctaCAGTACCAGGAATGCGCGAAGAGCTACTTCGTAGTGGCTGGGATACACCGTCCAGACTTCGTTCACTTGCATCTCAGGCCCCGAAGACGGCAACACCGCCTTTGAGCATACAGATTGTAAAGA GGATTCTTAACAGCAGTGAAAACCCGTTTTGGACGATACTTACCTCATTCAGTGCGGCTGAACTGAAATTGGCAATGACAAATGTCGAACGACCTTTTCTGCGACCTTATATG TTTGTTATGCCTGAAATGCTGGCTGACTGTGTCCTTATCACTCGTCCTGTGAATGAACTCCACGCCATTTTACTAGCTAAACTCAACCAATTAGCTGAAATGATG aatCGCACAGAATGGGATGCTCAATGTCAAACATATTGGCAGGAGTTTGGATTACCAGCAAACAGTCAGATAGTGATGTTAACAGAG GCCGTGAAAGTTCAAGCGCAATGCATATCGGCCAGGGCACTAAGACATGACTGTCCAGATGCAGCTGGTGACGAGCGTCAACTTCGATCCATGAAGAAATTATTCAAGATGAATACCGATGCAGATATGTTGAAGAAGCTTGGCGGAATCGCATTTGCTGCTCAG ACGTTTGCAAGGGCTCTAAATGCAGAAGATTTCGACTTCATTACAACTGAAGTAAA ATTCCCTTCAACAACGACAACTATGGCACAGCTGTTAGCGGCGTATCTAATGAGCTCAGCACCAGGAAAAGATGCCAGTCAAATGCGGAAAGTTTGTGATACTTTCAACGCACATGTTGGACCATTATTCGAGCAAGTGAA CCGAACTGCTCGAAGAGATGTAAATCGCGGACGAGATAGAGAAGATCAGGCCCGTGCAGCTACAATAATAGAACTATCACGGTTCCTCAAACTTATACGA AATGAATCGCTGCTGTCATTTCTGATCACCTACTTCGGTTATCTGTTCAATCGTTACCTACTAACTAAGAAAAGGCCACATCTTCGAATGACTCTACCCCTCGGGGAAATATTTGGACACGAGACCGA ACTGAACCACGTGAATATTTTGGCCGTCCAAGAACTactggaaatatttttccacAACGCATTCCTCGTAAATGCCACAAATCCAAACTGGTTACGATCAGCCGCTGATTTTCGATACG GAAGAGGACTTCTCGGTGAAGGTGGTATTCTATATATGGAATATCTGATAGCTTCCAGAACACCGTTATTAGTAGGCCCACAAGAAAGTCAGGTTGAGGATTTG gtCTGGCGACGTTTGAGAGTCTGTTTGTCGAAATCGCACTGGTTCACTTTGGCTGCTCTAGTGTGTCAAAATATCGAACACAAGAGAGAGGACGAATATATGAAGGCAATGGAG CTCCTATATTCACAACTGTCTCTCGATGCTGGGGCCGATTACTCCTGCATGGTGTTCGACAATACCCTAGCAGAACTTCTCTCTGACGTCTACGAGAGAAATCATATGCAACCTAGCGCAGATTTACTG ttctcttATGCATACAGAAGTTGTATGAATCCAGAAGGTCGGGATGTTCTAACCAGGGAGCAATTTAGAAGAAATCAACGTCTACTCAGAACACTTGCATCGCAATTATTTGATGCACACTTTTAG
- a CDS encoding hypothetical protein (NECATOR_CHRI.G1680.T3) → MDLVDTIQNLSEYWGPPAENWFDYFVHAEKLSQLLSKSGNQEVVGRLAIQFAEQAASTQKEGEMMIAKGFPNEDVQFAEKKAACLVLCAMACFAYIGWDIDYLIDKYNEILSVRILIENLLGLCRSSETTSDAQFAEYLFAKWAMIVDRRYRIPPPPAKQTVNNPLLVPDLHLTKHENIRKMVVDTRTWFPQVVSSLEKFVAEGRDLNVPNVNCFLSPFLEKGGMSLGVGVAGINVLCMWTPRPDFSLSTFVIPGADVVNASRFDLLQFHFANGSIDIAREQLKQITSPSNTSPLVAIDKRELNGYYLALNVPSPMPPIPFTGNEFSPDQKLLTEDSSIFRRLRMWRSRAVTRTSGQLQVAFRSENAAKDVLEGRATSVRQRLLEKVVQQRFIKSLQRQVSSIQDVVTRRRIDALLIFLCATVPGMREELLRSGWDTPSRLRSLASQAPKTATPPLSIQIVKRILNSSENPFWTILTSFSAAELKLAMTNVERPFLRPYMFVMPEMLADCVLITRPVNELHAILLAKLNQLAEMMNRTEWDAQCQTYWQEFGLPANSQIVMLTEAVKVQAQCISARALRHDCPDAAGDERQLRSMKKLFKMNTDADMLKKLGGIAFAAQTFARALNAEDFDFITTEVKFPSTTTTMAQLLAAYLMSSAPGKDASQMRKVCDTFNAHVGPLFEQVNRTARRDVNRGRDREDQARAATIIELSRFLKLIRNESLLSFLITYFGYLFNRYLLTKKRPHLRMTLPLGEIFGHETELNHVNILAVQELLEIFFHNAFLVNATNPNWLRSAADFRYGRGLLGEGGILYMEYLIASRTPLLVGPQESQVEDLVWRRLRVCLSKSHWFTLAALVCQNIEHKREDEYMKAMELLYSQLSLDAGADYSCMVFDNTLAELLSDVYERNHMQPSADLLFSYAYRSCMNPEGRDVDVPHWVALIVVDLSLFGSYYRFLSGFDEA, encoded by the exons ATGGATTTAGTGGATACTATACAGAATTTGAGTGAATACTGGGGACCACCTGCAGAGAACTGGTTCGACTATTTCGTCCATGCCGAAAAACTTTCACAGCTACTCTCCAAATCAGGGAATCAAG AAGTTGTTGGTCGTCTGGCAATCCAGTTTGCTGAGCAGGCCGCATCCACTCAAAAAGAGGGTGAAATGATGATTGCTAAAGGATTTCCAAACG AGGATGTTCAGTTCGCTGAGAAAAAAGCTGCGTGCCTTGTTCTATGTGCCATGGCTTGCTTTGCATACATCGGATGGGACATTGATTATTTGATAGATAAATA CAATGAAATCCTATCGGTTCGGATATTAATAGAAAATCTCCTTGGATTGTGTCGTTCCAGTGAAACCACATCAGATGCTCAG TTTGCTGAATACTTATTCGCTAAGTGGGCCATGATAGTCGATCGCCGATATCGTATACCACCTCCACCTGCTAAGCAAACTGTGAACAATCC ACTACTTGTCCCTGATCTGCACTTGACCAAACATGAAAATATTCGTAAAATGGTGGTTGATACGAGGACTTGGTTTCCCCAAGTTGTCTCTTCCCTTGAGAAATTTGTCGCAGAAGGAAGAGATCTCAACGTTCCTAATGTGAACTGCTTCCTGTCACCCTTTCTTGAG AAAGGTGGTATGTCGTTAGGAGTTGGTGTTGCTGGGATAAACGTTTTGTGCATGTGGACACCTCGTCCAGATTTCAGCTTGTCCACATTTGTGATTCCGGGAGCAGATGTGGTAAATGCG AGCCGATTCGACCTCCTTCAGTTCCATTTCGCAAATGGATCTATTGATATTGCACGAGAACAACTGAAACAG ATAACTTCTCCATCGAACACATCTCCACTTGTTGCCATTGATAAAAGAGAGTTGAATGGTTACTATTTAGCACTAAATGTGCCATCACCAATGCCGCCTATTCCGTTCACAGGAAACGAGTTTTCACCAGATCAgaaa CTCCTCACCGAAGATTCGTCAATTTTCCGTCGTTTGCGGATGTGGAGGTCACGCGCGGTCACAAGAACCAGTGGCCAATTACAG GTTGCCTTTCGTTCCGAGAATGCGGCTAAAGATGTGTTAGAAGGTCGTGCTACTTCGGTTCGGCAACGACTTCTTGAAAAAGTAGTGCAACAACGGTTTATCaag TCGCTTCAACGCCAAGTATCTTCCATTCAAGATGTCGTAACTAGAAGAAGAATCGATgctcttctaatttttctttgtgctaCAGTACCAGGAATGCGCGAAGAGCTACTTCGTAGTGGCTGGGATACACCGTCCAGACTTCGTTCACTTGCATCTCAGGCCCCGAAGACGGCAACACCGCCTTTGAGCATACAGATTGTAAAGA GGATTCTTAACAGCAGTGAAAACCCGTTTTGGACGATACTTACCTCATTCAGTGCGGCTGAACTGAAATTGGCAATGACAAATGTCGAACGACCTTTTCTGCGACCTTATATG TTTGTTATGCCTGAAATGCTGGCTGACTGTGTCCTTATCACTCGTCCTGTGAATGAACTCCACGCCATTTTACTAGCTAAACTCAACCAATTAGCTGAAATGATG aatCGCACAGAATGGGATGCTCAATGTCAAACATATTGGCAGGAGTTTGGATTACCAGCAAACAGTCAGATAGTGATGTTAACAGAG GCCGTGAAAGTTCAAGCGCAATGCATATCGGCCAGGGCACTAAGACATGACTGTCCAGATGCAGCTGGTGACGAGCGTCAACTTCGATCCATGAAGAAATTATTCAAGATGAATACCGATGCAGATATGTTGAAGAAGCTTGGCGGAATCGCATTTGCTGCTCAG ACGTTTGCAAGGGCTCTAAATGCAGAAGATTTCGACTTCATTACAACTGAAGTAAA ATTCCCTTCAACAACGACAACTATGGCACAGCTGTTAGCGGCGTATCTAATGAGCTCAGCACCAGGAAAAGATGCCAGTCAAATGCGGAAAGTTTGTGATACTTTCAACGCACATGTTGGACCATTATTCGAGCAAGTGAA CCGAACTGCTCGAAGAGATGTAAATCGCGGACGAGATAGAGAAGATCAGGCCCGTGCAGCTACAATAATAGAACTATCACGGTTCCTCAAACTTATACGA AATGAATCGCTGCTGTCATTTCTGATCACCTACTTCGGTTATCTGTTCAATCGTTACCTACTAACTAAGAAAAGGCCACATCTTCGAATGACTCTACCCCTCGGGGAAATATTTGGACACGAGACCGA ACTGAACCACGTGAATATTTTGGCCGTCCAAGAACTactggaaatatttttccacAACGCATTCCTCGTAAATGCCACAAATCCAAACTGGTTACGATCAGCCGCTGATTTTCGATACG GAAGAGGACTTCTCGGTGAAGGTGGTATTCTATATATGGAATATCTGATAGCTTCCAGAACACCGTTATTAGTAGGCCCACAAGAAAGTCAGGTTGAGGATTTG gtCTGGCGACGTTTGAGAGTCTGTTTGTCGAAATCGCACTGGTTCACTTTGGCTGCTCTAGTGTGTCAAAATATCGAACACAAGAGAGAGGACGAATATATGAAGGCAATGGAG CTCCTATATTCACAACTGTCTCTCGATGCTGGGGCCGATTACTCCTGCATGGTGTTCGACAATACCCTAGCAGAACTTCTCTCTGACGTCTACGAGAGAAATCATATGCAACCTAGCGCAGATTTACTG ttctcttATGCATACAGAAGTTGTATGAATCCAGAAGGTCGGGAT GTTGATGTACCTCATTGG GTTGCGCTTATCGTTGTTGATCTCAGTCTGTTTGGTTCTTATTACCGGTTTTTAAGTGGTTTTGATGAAGCTTAA
- a CDS encoding hypothetical protein (NECATOR_CHRI.G1680.T2), with the protein MGSSINSCASIHMFRNYALAQEIDTDRFLSFFFNTLNIQRSPERGICLLWKCMPLHVMFNRWWTRHFQKCMRNEWIQIMGSKHPLVTFHDLALDSESNFQNFFQFVSIAEFTDKFCIYNINAPGQEMDAHPLPETYVFPSMDDLARIVENVVDHFDLHSLIAFGVGVGANVLLRYALLNQRRLDALILVNCVANTAGWIEWAYHKMNLRYLRSVGMNTFTVDYLMWHHFGRRLDECSPDIVRQYRVYFQHLPNPSNLAMFIESYLNRSPIAISRDGETGPQLHVPVLQIVGAGSPFVNDTVDVNTKLDPAHSDWIKPNLVTLSYYVLFWVSDACGLVLDDRPEVVTESMMLFLQGLGFFPTMNVVKLIKKIHDTQNDSYLATTDNIDEC; encoded by the exons ATGGGTTCATCCATCAATTCTTGCGCGTCGATTCACATGTTTCGCAATTACGCATTGGCACAG GAGATCGATACTGACCGCTTCTtgtctttcttcttcaatacGCTGAATATTCAACGAAGCCCTGA GAGAGGGATATGTCTTCTATGGAAATGCATGCCTTTGCACGTGATGTTCAACCGCTGGTGGACACGCCACTTCCAGAAATGCATGAG gAACGAGTGGATACAGATTATGGGAAG TAAACATCCCCTCGTAACCTTTCACGATCTCGCCCTCGATT cagagaGCAACTTCCAGAACTTCTTCCAATTCGTTTCAATAGCAGAATTTACTGATAAATTCTGCATTTACAACATCAATGCTCCTGGACAAGAAATGGATGCTCACCCGCTTCCAGAAAC ATATGTGTTTCCTTCCATGGATGACCTCGCTAGAATCGTTGAGAATGTTGTTGATCATTTTGA TCTTCACTCACTTATTGCCTTTGGTGTCGGTGTGGGAGCGAATGTGCTGCTAAGATATGCG CTTCTCAACCAGCGTCGTCTTGATGCTTTAATCCTTGTCAACTGCGTTGCCAACACTGCGGGGTGGATCGAGTGGGCATATCACAAG atgaatCTTCGATATCTGCGCAGTGTTGGAATGAACACATTCACCGTCGATTATTTGATGTGGCACCATTTTGGACGACGCCTGGACGAGTGTAGCCCAGATATTGTCCGTCAATACCGCGTATATTTCCAGCATCTGCCTAATCCATCGAATCTAGCAATGTTCATCGAATCTTATTTGAA tCGCTCACCTATTGCGATTTCACGGGACGGTGAAACCGGTCCTCAGTTGCACGTACCTGTTCTGCAGATTGTAGGAGCTGGAAGCCCATTCGTCAATGATACGGTAGATGTAAACACGAAACTAGATCCAGCCCATTCTGACTGGATCAAG CCTAATCTGGTCACATTAAGCtattatgttcttttttgggTATCCGACGCATGCGGACTTGTTTTGGATGATCGTCCTGAAGTGGTTACAGAAAGTATGATGCTTTTCCTCCAGGGGCTTGGGTTCT TTCCAACAATGAACGTGGTGAAACTGATAAAGAAGATCCACGACACGCAGAACGATTCCTATTTGGCAACGACCGACAACATTGATGAATGCTGA
- a CDS encoding hypothetical protein (NECATOR_CHRI.G1681.T1), giving the protein MIRHFSTVLLLFVLLSFIEAKPFPGRCRKSMTRCALKRLRRPAFPDNTEHLRVKWSSDGLVGSRRFERDGRHFVEIQELVPIGDGKYRIESRIEETTAPVAEPSPHLPDEPPQDSIAAANNNRRAPTWIEEIAAERSGRWPVSNVDQDYDSAKASAHRMEIDAQKPVQAEVAPLPVARGRHGDHIPQEHRTETRVKEPTPPRLPSYYEQQQRIGGTEQFAAEARHEAVPANPPPPMQEPRMHESSPAKSYSYYDEIWYEPAGQGAYPRLLFSPRYGWREMTQEEMSRVRGIRPMAASGQLPTSERHSIQEHPKSQPDLQQIGEHHSNRRNDHHNGLHRSSYLDSTGHPRFLGDRRQNSHDGSHTRPSSQERNAETPVENRVEGEGGAWVFRGGEWHFEPQNAVEVAPKTALEAASPTHPTGTWVFHNGAWHLRRSPQSASEQRASIPAVKSADNPPSGGKTMVKVRKFHAPDYQGNYRELLAKAIRMDHETMRNRYNGENDTDYSTWRYSQLANQKNRSTDGNKYWYPYKSVPAVGDTRTDVQLPDVQSGSAQYVQKGNMAAIVYSERDQERKRKEEEAGERKKAQGASYFIKEGNMGAYVYTEGENAEKVAQASTGDNGTPVESNSRSHLSVDEFKRLQPSQHKIPRIQLKDSSGIKPCDSEGTTSGNGEFWLLRTRPCNENSPEGRIILPNGEVLRFYGQPQLVNV; this is encoded by the exons ATGATTCGACACTTCTCCACTGTCTTACTTTTGTTTGTATTGCTCAGCTTTATTGAAGCAAAG CCATTTCCTGGACGCTGCCGCAAATCTATGACAAGATGTGCACTGAAACGTCTACGTCGTCCTGCTTTTCCGGATAACAC AGAGCATCTTCGAGTTAAATGGTCGTCCGACGGCCTCGTGGGCAGCAGACGCTTTGAACGTGATGGCCGccattttgttgaaattcaG GAGTTGGTCCCCATAGGTGACGGAAAATATCGTATCGAATCCAGAATAGAAGAGACGACTGCACCCGTTGCTGAACCATCGCCGCATCTACCAGACGAGCCACCACAG gaCTCAATCGCAGCGGCAAACAACAATCGTCGAGCACCTACATGGATCGAGGAAATCGCAGCGGAACGATCCGGTCGATGGCCTGTTTCCAACGTGGATCAG GACTACGATTCTGCGAAGGCCAGTGCTCATCGAATGGAAATAGATGCACAGAAACCTGTACAAGCAGAAGTTGCGCCATTACCTGTTGCAAGAGGACGCCATGGG GATCATATTCCTCAAGAACATCGAACGGAAACTAGGGTAAAGGAACCTACACCTCCCAGGCTTCCTTCTTACTATGAG CAGCAACAACGCATAGGAGGAACCGAACAGTTTGCAGCGGAAGCTCGACATGAAGCCGTTCCAGCGAACCCGCCACCACCTATGCAAGAACCAAGGATGCACGAG AGTTCACCTGCTAAGAGTTACTCCTACTACGATGAGATCTGGTATGAACCTGCTGGTCAAGGGGCTTATCCTAGATTG CTCTTTTCTCCTCGTTACGGCTGGCGCGAGATGACTCAGGAAGAGATGTCGCGAGTGAGAGGCATTCGTCCGATGGCAGCGAGCGGTCAACTTCCCACGAGCGAACGTCACAGTATTCAGGAACACCCCAAGTCCCAACCCGATCTTCAACAAATTGGAGAACATCATTCTAACCGTAGAAACGATCATCATAACGGTCTCCACAGGTCTTCTTATTTGGATTCTACCGGACACCCTCGTTTCTTAGGAGACAGACGCCAAAACAGTCATGACGGATCACATACGCGACCGTCTTCTCAGGAACGCAACGCAGAAACACCCGTGGAGAATCGGGTTGAAGGTGAAGGAGGTGCATGGGTGTTTCGGGGAGGAGAGTGGCACTTTGAGCCACAGAACGCAGTTGAAGTGGCCCCTAAAACGGCACTGGAGGCAGCTTCGCCAACGCATCCGACGGGGACGTGGGTTTTCCATAACGGCGCTTGGCACCTCAGGCGTTCCCCACAATCTGCTTCTGAGCAGAGAGCATCCATCCCAGCGGTGAAATCCGCTGACAATCCCCCCTCTGGCGGGAAAACAATGGTTAAAGTAAGAAAATTCCACGCGCCTGATTATCAGGGAAATTATCGCGAACTGTTGGCTAAGGCTATCCGTATGGACCATGAAACGATGAGAAACAGGTACAACGGAGAAAATGACACTGACTATAGTACTTGGCGTTATTCGCAGCTTGCGAATCAAAAGAACCGCTCTACGGATGGAAATAAGTACTGGTACCCCTACAAGAGCGTACCCGCAGTTGGAGACACCAGAACTGACGTGCAGCTGCCAGATGTGCAGAGCGGCTCAGCACAATACGTCCAGAAAGGGAACATGGCGGCTATAGTATATTCGGAGAGAGATCAGGAGAGGAAgcggaaagaagaagaggccGGAGAGAGGAAGAAGGCGCAAGGAGCGAGCTACTTTATAAAGGAAGGGAACATGGGGGCGTATGTTTATACCGAAGGTGAAAACGCCGAAAAAGTCGCTCAAGCAAGCACAGGCGACAATGGAACACCCGTAGAGTCTAATTCACGAAGCCATCTTTCAGTAGACGAGTTTAAGCGCCTTCAACCCTCACAGCATAAAATCCCCAGGATCCAACTAAAGGATTCGTCTGGCATAAAACCGTGCGATAGTGAGGGAACCACATCGGGAAACGGCGAGTTCTGGCTGCTCAGGACACGCCCCTGTAACGAAAACTCACCCGAAGGCCGCATCATACTACCGAACGGAGAAGTGTTGAGGTTTTATGGTCAACCCCAACTTGTGAATGTTTAG